Proteins encoded in a region of the Pseudomonas viciae genome:
- a CDS encoding PH domain-containing protein yields MIDFNNKGFFKLKQNDEYAERVTALLLEGEQVIDAYKSMRDGVVFTNKRIIAVNVQGITGSKKDFTSLPYKNIVAYSVETSGTFDLDSELEIYFSSLGKVKFEFTGKTGIVEISKLISRHLLA; encoded by the coding sequence ATGATCGATTTCAACAACAAAGGCTTCTTCAAACTCAAGCAAAACGACGAATACGCCGAACGCGTCACGGCCCTCCTGCTGGAGGGCGAACAGGTCATCGACGCCTATAAATCCATGCGCGACGGCGTGGTCTTCACCAACAAACGCATCATCGCGGTGAACGTGCAAGGCATCACCGGCAGCAAAAAAGACTTCACCTCCCTGCCGTACAAAAACATCGTCGCCTACTCGGTTGAAACCTCTGGCACCTTCGACCTGGACTCAGAGCTGGAGATCTACTTCTCATCCCTGGGCAAAGTGAAATTCGAATTCACCGGCAAGACAGGCATTGTTGAAATCTCCAAGCTGATCTCCAGACATCTTCTGGCCTGA
- a CDS encoding ABC transporter substrate-binding protein, with protein sequence MKLWPKRLTRLLCVAVALCTVQVPISLAQGETPADQLVVGMSMINLLSLDPAAATGLEVAEVNANVYDMLLEQDAAQPDRLIPALAKTWEISPDRMRLTFQLRDDVRFHSGAALTAQDVAWSLQRVVTLNRALASTWKAYGFTADNVVQLMRAEGPHTFVMELPRSTDPMLVLNTLATSPSAFIIDRSVALQHQVGDDQGAAWLATHTAGSGAFKLDIWRANDVILMSRHDDYWRGPAKLRRVIMRNMTESQALRLMVERGDLDVARGMAATDIKALGKVDEVRIQSIARGTLYYVAMSMQQPLFQDIRVRQAIRLLIDYQGINDVVMPHYGVINQRPLQLGLPARLDDPGYRLDVAEAKRLLAAAGHAEGFKVSIRSLTDPPFINIATSLQATLAQAGIEATIITGTGNQIYGAMRDRQFDILVGRGGGGAERHPHSSLRALVYNPDNRTEAKLSNFQGWRTSFFNPQLNQLIEQAERERDPERQREIYAQIQTLYDQQAGAIMPVSQMVDEVVIHADVRNYIGHTAATTRLRDVYKQR encoded by the coding sequence ATGAAACTCTGGCCCAAGCGCCTGACCAGGCTGCTGTGTGTCGCCGTGGCCCTGTGCACAGTGCAAGTGCCCATCAGCCTGGCTCAGGGCGAAACGCCCGCCGACCAATTGGTGGTGGGCATGAGCATGATCAACCTGCTGTCCCTGGACCCCGCTGCGGCGACGGGTCTGGAGGTCGCCGAAGTCAACGCCAACGTCTATGACATGCTCCTGGAGCAGGACGCGGCGCAGCCGGACAGGCTGATCCCCGCCCTGGCGAAAACCTGGGAAATCAGCCCCGACCGCATGCGCCTGACCTTCCAGTTGCGCGACGACGTGCGTTTTCACTCCGGCGCAGCGCTCACCGCCCAAGACGTCGCCTGGTCGCTGCAGCGGGTGGTCACCCTCAACCGCGCCCTGGCTTCGACCTGGAAAGCCTACGGTTTCACCGCCGACAACGTCGTCCAGCTGATGCGCGCCGAAGGGCCGCACACCTTTGTCATGGAGCTGCCGCGCAGCACCGATCCGATGCTGGTGCTCAACACCCTGGCGACCTCTCCCAGTGCCTTCATCATTGATCGCAGCGTCGCCTTGCAACATCAGGTCGGCGACGATCAGGGCGCGGCGTGGCTGGCGACCCACACGGCGGGCTCCGGCGCCTTCAAGCTCGACATCTGGCGGGCCAACGACGTGATTCTGATGAGTCGTCATGACGACTATTGGCGCGGTCCTGCGAAGTTGCGCCGGGTGATCATGCGCAACATGACCGAGTCCCAGGCGCTGCGTCTGATGGTCGAGCGCGGTGACCTGGACGTCGCCCGAGGCATGGCCGCCACCGACATCAAGGCTCTGGGCAAGGTCGATGAGGTGCGCATCCAGAGCATCGCCCGCGGCACGCTGTACTACGTGGCGATGAGCATGCAGCAACCGTTGTTCCAGGACATCCGCGTACGCCAGGCCATCCGCCTGCTGATCGACTACCAGGGCATCAATGATGTGGTGATGCCGCACTACGGCGTGATCAATCAGCGGCCCTTGCAACTGGGGCTGCCGGCGCGCCTGGACGATCCGGGTTATCGCCTGGACGTGGCCGAGGCCAAACGGCTGCTGGCAGCGGCGGGGCACGCCGAGGGCTTCAAGGTGAGCATCCGTTCGCTGACCGATCCGCCGTTCATCAACATCGCCACCAGCCTGCAAGCGACACTGGCCCAGGCGGGTATCGAGGCGACGATCATCACCGGCACCGGCAACCAGATCTACGGGGCGATGCGCGACCGCCAGTTCGACATCCTCGTCGGTCGTGGCGGTGGCGGGGCGGAGCGTCATCCGCATTCGAGCCTGCGGGCCCTGGTCTACAACCCGGACAACCGCACCGAAGCCAAGCTGAGCAACTTCCAGGGCTGGCGCACCTCGTTCTTCAACCCGCAGCTCAATCAACTGATCGAGCAGGCCGAGCGCGAGCGTGACCCTGAGCGCCAGCGCGAAATCTACGCGCAGATCCAGACCCTTTACGACCAACAGGCCGGGGCGATCATGCCGGTCTCACAGATGGTCGACGAAGTGGTGATCCATGCGGATGTGCGCAACTACATCGGCCACACCGCCGCCACCACGCGTCTTCGGGACGTCTACAAGCAGCGCTGA
- a CDS encoding mandelate racemase family protein codes for MRITGVHVEVFATPSRRAQDSAGHAHPGDEVMIKMALLRIGCDDGSEGYAFGPPELIRPHIIESFVRKVLIGRDPMDRESIWQDLAHWQRGSAGQFTDRALALVEQALWDLAGRTLKLPVHKLIGGYRDKVPAYGSTMCGDDLPGGLSTPDEYAQFAEKLVQRGYKAIKLHTWMPPISFAPNPQMDIQACAAVREAVGPNIALMLDGYHWYSRMDALTIGKALEQLDFAWFEEPMMEDSAESYAWLAANLDIPVLGPESIAGKFHSRASWVTQKSCDILRAGVAGVGGIGPCLKVAHLAESFGMDCEVHGNGAANLAVVGAISNCRWYERGLLHPFLDYEEVPAHLNSIVDPMDADGFVHLSDRPGLGEDINFAYIEANTLSRH; via the coding sequence ATGAGAATCACAGGCGTTCACGTCGAAGTTTTTGCCACCCCTTCGCGCCGTGCCCAGGACAGCGCCGGCCATGCTCATCCAGGCGATGAGGTCATGATCAAGATGGCTTTGCTGCGAATCGGTTGCGACGATGGCTCCGAGGGTTATGCCTTTGGCCCGCCTGAGTTGATTCGTCCGCACATCATTGAATCGTTCGTGCGCAAAGTGCTGATCGGTCGCGATCCGATGGACCGCGAAAGCATCTGGCAAGACCTGGCGCACTGGCAGCGCGGCAGTGCCGGGCAGTTCACCGACCGGGCGCTGGCGCTGGTGGAGCAGGCGTTGTGGGACTTGGCCGGACGCACGCTAAAATTGCCGGTGCACAAGTTGATTGGCGGTTATCGCGACAAGGTTCCGGCGTACGGCTCGACGATGTGCGGCGATGACCTGCCAGGCGGCTTGTCCACGCCGGACGAGTACGCTCAGTTCGCCGAGAAGCTGGTCCAGCGCGGTTACAAGGCCATCAAGCTGCACACCTGGATGCCGCCGATTTCCTTCGCGCCGAATCCGCAAATGGACATCCAGGCCTGCGCCGCCGTACGTGAGGCGGTCGGTCCCAACATCGCGTTGATGCTCGACGGTTACCACTGGTACAGCCGCATGGACGCACTGACCATCGGCAAGGCCCTGGAGCAGCTGGATTTTGCTTGGTTCGAAGAGCCGATGATGGAAGACTCCGCAGAGTCCTATGCCTGGCTCGCGGCCAACCTGGACATCCCTGTGCTGGGCCCGGAAAGCATCGCCGGCAAGTTTCACAGCCGCGCCAGTTGGGTGACACAAAAATCCTGTGACATCCTGCGCGCGGGTGTGGCCGGGGTCGGCGGTATCGGGCCGTGCCTGAAGGTGGCGCACCTGGCGGAGTCGTTCGGCATGGATTGCGAAGTCCATGGCAATGGCGCGGCGAACCTGGCGGTGGTCGGGGCGATCAGCAACTGCCGCTGGTACGAGCGTGGCCTGCTGCACCCGTTCCTTGACTACGAAGAAGTCCCGGCGCACCTCAATAGCATCGTCGACCCGATGGACGCCGACGGTTTTGTGCACCTCTCGGATCGGCCAGGGTTGGGCGAGGACATCAACTTCGCGTATATCGAGGCCAATACCTTGTCTCGACATTGA
- a CDS encoding ABC transporter permease — MSTASFSIWTTRAASATRRGGSVAVTLLGLLLLTFFIGRVMPLDPVLAIVGPDADASAYAQVYKELGLDKPLWTQFAIYLGDLLHGDFGMALLTGNPVITDIARVFPATLELATLAILFGVLAGLPLGVYAATHQGRAGDHIARLITLFGYSTPIFWIGMMAFLVFYAWLGWAGGVGRIGLAYDGLIPKHTGLLLIDTAWSGDWEAFRSALRHILLPAVILSFNSVAYISRMTRSFMLEQLSQEYIITARVKGLSQRRIVWGHAFGNIRVQLLTIVALAYGGLLEGAVLIETVFAWPGFGQYLTSSLLLGDMNAVMACVLLIGLIFVTLNLISDALYKIFDPRTR, encoded by the coding sequence ATGTCGACTGCATCCTTTTCAATCTGGACCACCCGGGCTGCTTCGGCGACCCGGCGCGGCGGCTCGGTGGCGGTGACGCTGCTGGGGTTGCTGCTGCTGACCTTTTTCATCGGTCGCGTCATGCCCCTGGACCCGGTGCTGGCCATCGTCGGCCCGGACGCCGACGCCTCGGCCTATGCCCAGGTGTACAAAGAACTGGGCCTGGATAAACCGTTGTGGACCCAGTTCGCGATCTACTTAGGCGACCTGCTGCACGGTGACTTCGGCATGGCCCTGCTGACCGGCAACCCGGTCATCACCGACATCGCCCGGGTTTTCCCGGCCACTTTGGAACTGGCCACCCTGGCCATTCTGTTCGGTGTGCTGGCGGGCCTGCCGCTGGGTGTCTACGCCGCGACCCACCAAGGCCGCGCCGGGGACCATATCGCCCGACTGATCACCCTGTTTGGTTATTCCACGCCGATTTTCTGGATCGGCATGATGGCTTTCCTGGTGTTCTACGCCTGGCTAGGTTGGGCCGGTGGCGTCGGGCGCATCGGCCTGGCCTATGACGGGCTGATCCCGAAACACACCGGGCTGTTGTTGATCGACACCGCCTGGTCCGGCGACTGGGAGGCCTTTCGCAGTGCGTTGCGCCACATCCTGCTGCCGGCGGTGATCCTCAGTTTCAATTCGGTGGCCTACATCAGCCGCATGACCCGCAGCTTCATGCTCGAGCAACTGTCCCAGGAATACATCATCACCGCCCGGGTCAAGGGTTTGTCCCAGCGGCGCATTGTCTGGGGCCACGCCTTCGGCAACATCCGCGTGCAGCTGTTGACCATCGTCGCGCTGGCCTACGGTGGCCTGCTGGAGGGCGCGGTGTTGATCGAAACCGTGTTTGCCTGGCCGGGCTTTGGCCAGTACCTGACCAGCAGTTTGCTGCTCGGTGACATGAACGCGGTGATGGCCTGCGTGCTGTTGATCGGCCTCATCTTCGTGACGCTGAACCTGATCAGCGACGCGCTGTACAAGATCTTCGACCCGAGGACTCGCTAA
- the dctM gene encoding C4-dicarboxylate TRAP transporter large permease protein DctM, with amino-acid sequence MTIAFLFVALFALMFIGVPIAISLGLAGSLTIIFFSPDSVRSLAIKLFETSEHYTLLAIPFFLLAGAFMTTGGVARRLIDFANACVGHIRGGLAIAAVLACMLFAALSGSSPATVAAVGSIAIAGMVRSGYPQAFGAGIVCNAGTLGILIPPSIVMVVYAAATETSVGKLFMAGVIPGLLLGFALMVAIYIVAVKKNLPALPRATFREWLSTARKALWGLLLMVIILGGIYSGMFTPTEAAAVAAVYSAFIALFVYKDLTFRETPKVLLESAKLSIMLMFIIANAMLFAHVLTTEQLPQQITAWVIDAGLTPVTFLLVVNIVLLIAGAFMEPSAIILILAPILFPIAMKLGIDPIHLGIIMVVNLEIGLITPPVGLNLFVTSAVTGMSLPATIRAAMPWLMILLAFLVLITYVPWISLALPNWLGMS; translated from the coding sequence ATGACCATTGCCTTCCTGTTCGTGGCGCTGTTCGCGCTGATGTTTATCGGCGTGCCCATCGCTATTTCGTTGGGGCTGGCCGGTTCGCTGACCATTATTTTCTTCAGCCCGGACTCGGTGCGTTCGCTGGCGATCAAGCTGTTCGAAACTTCCGAGCACTACACGTTACTGGCGATTCCGTTCTTCCTGCTGGCCGGTGCGTTCATGACCACCGGCGGCGTGGCACGACGGCTGATCGACTTTGCCAACGCCTGTGTCGGACATATCCGTGGCGGCCTGGCGATTGCGGCGGTGCTGGCCTGCATGTTGTTTGCGGCGCTGTCCGGCTCCAGCCCGGCGACCGTGGCGGCAGTGGGTTCCATTGCCATTGCCGGGATGGTGCGCTCGGGTTATCCACAGGCGTTTGGCGCGGGCATCGTGTGCAATGCCGGTACCTTGGGGATCCTGATTCCGCCCTCGATCGTAATGGTGGTGTACGCTGCGGCGACAGAAACGTCGGTGGGCAAGTTGTTCATGGCCGGGGTGATCCCGGGCCTGCTGCTGGGGTTTGCCTTGATGGTGGCGATCTACATCGTAGCCGTGAAGAAGAACCTGCCAGCCCTGCCCCGGGCGACGTTCCGCGAATGGCTGTCCACGGCGCGCAAGGCCCTCTGGGGTCTGCTGCTGATGGTCATCATCCTCGGCGGGATTTACTCCGGGATGTTTACCCCGACCGAAGCCGCAGCGGTGGCCGCTGTGTATTCGGCTTTCATCGCGCTGTTCGTCTACAAGGACCTCACGTTTCGCGAGACGCCGAAGGTGCTGCTGGAGTCGGCGAAGCTGAGCATCATGCTGATGTTCATCATCGCCAACGCCATGCTTTTCGCTCACGTGCTGACCACCGAGCAACTGCCGCAGCAAATCACCGCATGGGTGATCGATGCCGGACTGACGCCAGTGACGTTCCTGCTGGTGGTGAACATCGTGCTGCTGATTGCTGGCGCGTTCATGGAACCCTCGGCGATCATCCTGATCCTGGCGCCGATCCTGTTCCCTATCGCCATGAAACTGGGCATCGACCCAATCCACCTGGGCATCATCATGGTGGTGAACCTGGAGATCGGTTTGATTACGCCACCGGTGGGCCTGAACCTGTTCGTCACCTCGGCGGTGACCGGCATGTCCCTGCCCGCCACCATCCGCGCGGCCATGCCGTGGTTGATGATTTTGCTGGCGTTCCTGGTGCTGATTACCTATGTACCGTGGATTTCACTGGCGCTACCGAATTGGCTGGGAATGAGTTGA
- a CDS encoding TRAP transporter substrate-binding protein, translated as MLKPIWKALACTLVFGALGTVMAAEPIVIKFSHVVGEQTPKGQGALMFKQLAEERLPGKVKVEVYPNSTLYGDDKEMEALLLGDVQIIARSLAKFDQYTKSVQLFDLPFLFDDIAAVDRFQQSPAGQKLLKSMESKNVTGLAYWHNGMKQLSADKPLRKPEDALDLAFRIQTSTVLEEQFKAVGAKPKPMIFSVVYQGLRTGLVNGTENTYSNFYNQKLHEVQKYVTETNHGILDYMLITTSDFWNGLPPDIRTELDKIVVESTAHANKEAERFNQQDKQHVLDAKTTEIIALTPEERSAWRDKMKPVWAKFEKEIGPDLIQAAQAANQVQ; from the coding sequence ATGCTCAAACCTATATGGAAAGCGCTCGCCTGCACCCTGGTTTTCGGTGCGTTGGGCACGGTCATGGCGGCCGAACCGATCGTGATCAAGTTCTCCCACGTGGTAGGCGAGCAAACGCCCAAGGGCCAGGGCGCGTTGATGTTCAAGCAACTGGCAGAGGAACGACTGCCGGGCAAGGTGAAGGTCGAGGTGTATCCCAACTCCACACTGTATGGCGATGACAAGGAGATGGAGGCGCTGCTGCTGGGGGACGTGCAAATCATTGCGCGGTCGCTGGCCAAGTTCGACCAGTACACCAAGTCGGTGCAGCTATTCGACTTGCCGTTTTTGTTTGACGACATCGCCGCCGTGGATCGCTTCCAGCAGAGCCCCGCCGGCCAGAAACTGCTCAAGTCCATGGAGAGCAAGAACGTTACAGGTTTGGCCTATTGGCACAACGGCATGAAGCAGTTGTCGGCCGACAAGCCACTGCGCAAGCCTGAAGATGCCCTCGACCTGGCGTTCCGGATACAGACCTCCACGGTGCTGGAAGAACAGTTCAAGGCGGTGGGCGCCAAGCCGAAACCGATGATTTTCTCGGTGGTGTACCAAGGTTTACGCACCGGTTTGGTCAATGGCACAGAAAACACCTACTCCAACTTCTACAACCAGAAACTGCATGAAGTGCAGAAATACGTCACCGAGACCAACCACGGCATCCTCGACTACATGCTGATCACCACCTCTGACTTCTGGAACGGCCTGCCGCCGGATATCCGCACTGAACTGGACAAGATCGTGGTCGAGTCCACGGCCCATGCCAACAAAGAAGCGGAGCGGTTTAACCAGCAGGACAAGCAACATGTGCTCGATGCCAAGACCACCGAAATCATTGCCCTCACACCCGAGGAACGTAGCGCATGGCGAGACAAGATGAAGCCGGTGTGGGCGAAGTTTGAAAAGGAGATTGGGCCGGATTTGATCCAGGCGGCGCAGGCGGCCAACCAGGTCCAGTGA
- a CDS encoding TRAP transporter small permease — translation MNALRRIWEHFEEGFIAFLLAAMTLVTFVYVVLNNLYTVFYSLGDSWPAASEPMFAIGDGIMGMAQAMTWSTSLTKALFGWLIFFGLAYGVRTAGHIGVDALVKLASKPVQRFIGVIACLCCLAYAGLLAVASFEWINTLMIAEIGAEDLGHFGIMQWHIGLIVPVGFTLVFIRFAEILVRILMNRQTGLGLADEAAEAIKLTEHEEDKP, via the coding sequence ATGAACGCCCTTCGGCGCATTTGGGAACACTTCGAGGAAGGTTTCATTGCCTTCCTCCTGGCCGCCATGACGCTGGTTACATTCGTCTATGTCGTGCTCAACAACCTCTATACCGTTTTCTACAGCCTCGGTGACAGCTGGCCGGCTGCCAGCGAGCCGATGTTTGCCATTGGCGACGGCATCATGGGCATGGCCCAGGCCATGACCTGGAGCACGTCACTGACCAAGGCCTTGTTTGGCTGGTTGATCTTTTTCGGGCTGGCGTATGGCGTGCGCACGGCCGGGCATATCGGCGTCGATGCGCTGGTGAAACTGGCAAGCAAACCGGTGCAACGCTTCATCGGCGTGATCGCCTGCCTGTGTTGCCTGGCCTACGCCGGGCTGCTGGCGGTGGCGAGTTTCGAGTGGATCAATACCTTGATGATCGCCGAGATTGGCGCCGAAGACCTTGGCCATTTCGGCATCATGCAATGGCACATCGGGTTGATCGTGCCGGTGGGTTTTACCTTGGTGTTTATCCGCTTCGCGGAAATTCTCGTACGCATCCTGATGAATCGTCAGACCGGCCTGGGCCTGGCTGATGAAGCGGCGGAAGCCATCAAGCTGACCGAACATGAGGAAGACAAGCCATGA
- a CDS encoding ABC transporter permease has product MNLPLASSASGATALPASSTAAMAASALRLLRFLLRNPMTFAGLVVVSTLMLVAAFAPWIAGHDPLLQNLAGALQAPSSAHWFGTDEYGRDVFARLVYGSRITLYIVLLVTVIVGPIGLLVGTVSGYFGGWVDSLFMRITDIFISFPSLVLALAFIAALGPGLEHAVIAIALTAWPPIARLARAETLPLRNADFVVAVQLQGASSTRVILRHIIPMCLSSVIIRLTMNMASIILTAAALGFLGLGAQAPLPEWGAMISTGRRYMLESWWLVAAPGAAIMLVSLAFNLLGDGLRDVLDPRSQS; this is encoded by the coding sequence ATGAACCTGCCCCTGGCTTCCAGCGCATCCGGCGCCACCGCGCTGCCCGCTTCCAGTACCGCAGCGATGGCCGCCAGCGCTTTGCGCCTGCTGCGTTTTTTACTGCGTAACCCGATGACCTTCGCCGGCCTGGTCGTCGTCTCGACCCTGATGCTGGTGGCGGCTTTCGCGCCTTGGATCGCTGGCCACGATCCGCTGTTGCAGAACCTTGCCGGCGCGTTGCAGGCGCCGAGCAGCGCGCACTGGTTCGGCACTGACGAATACGGTCGCGATGTCTTCGCCCGGCTGGTGTATGGCTCGCGCATCACGCTGTACATCGTCTTGCTGGTGACGGTGATTGTCGGCCCCATCGGCCTGCTGGTCGGAACGGTGTCCGGCTACTTCGGCGGTTGGGTCGACAGCCTGTTCATGCGCATCACCGACATCTTCATCTCGTTCCCCAGCCTGGTCCTGGCGTTGGCGTTCATCGCCGCCCTCGGCCCGGGACTGGAGCACGCGGTGATCGCCATCGCACTCACCGCATGGCCGCCGATTGCCCGGCTCGCCCGCGCCGAAACCCTGCCGTTGCGCAACGCTGACTTCGTCGTCGCGGTGCAGCTTCAGGGCGCGTCGAGTACCCGGGTCATCCTGCGGCACATCATTCCGATGTGCCTGTCGTCGGTGATCATCCGCCTGACCATGAACATGGCGAGCATCATCCTCACCGCCGCCGCCCTGGGTTTTCTCGGCCTCGGCGCCCAGGCACCGTTGCCGGAGTGGGGCGCGATGATCTCCACCGGGCGGCGCTACATGCTCGAAAGCTGGTGGCTGGTGGCGGCGCCCGGTGCGGCGATCATGCTGGTCAGCCTGGCCTTCAACCTGTTGGGCGACGGCTTGCGCGACGTCCTCGACCCGCGCAGCCAATCCTGA
- the dctP gene encoding C4-dicarboxylate TRAP substrate-binding protein DctP, protein MFKPILKALACTLALSALGTAMAADPVVIKFSHVVAEQTPKGQGALLFKKLVEERLPGKVRVEVYPNSSLFGDGKEMEALLLGDVQMIAPSLAKFEQYTKTVQLFDLPFLFDDISAVDRFQLSPEGQKLLKSMESKNITGLAYWHNGMKQLSANKPLREPKDARGLKFRVQASAVLEEQFKAVNANPRKMSFAEVYQGLQTGVVNGAENPYSNIYSQKMHEVQKYITESNHGVLDYMLITNTKFWNGLSPDLRTELDKILVEVTAHVNKEAAQLNQHDKQRILDAKTTEIITLTPEERSEWRDKMKPVWKKFEGDIGADLIKAAEASNKAQ, encoded by the coding sequence ATGTTCAAACCTATTTTGAAAGCGCTCGCCTGTACCCTGGCCCTCAGTGCATTGGGCACGGCCATGGCTGCGGACCCGGTGGTCATCAAGTTCTCCCATGTGGTCGCCGAACAAACGCCCAAAGGCCAAGGCGCACTGCTGTTCAAGAAACTGGTGGAAGAACGGCTGCCAGGCAAGGTGAGAGTCGAGGTCTACCCTAACTCCTCGCTGTTCGGCGATGGCAAGGAGATGGAAGCCCTGCTGTTGGGTGACGTGCAGATGATTGCGCCGTCGCTGGCCAAGTTCGAGCAGTACACCAAGACCGTGCAGTTGTTCGATCTGCCGTTTTTGTTCGATGACATTTCCGCGGTGGACCGTTTCCAGTTGAGCCCTGAAGGCCAGAAGCTGCTCAAGTCCATGGAAAGCAAGAACATCACCGGCCTGGCTTATTGGCACAACGGCATGAAGCAGCTGTCGGCCAACAAACCGCTGCGTGAACCCAAGGACGCCCGCGGCTTGAAGTTCCGGGTGCAGGCATCGGCAGTGTTGGAAGAACAATTCAAAGCGGTGAACGCCAACCCACGCAAGATGAGTTTCGCCGAGGTGTATCAAGGCTTGCAGACTGGCGTGGTCAACGGTGCGGAAAACCCGTACTCGAACATCTACAGCCAGAAAATGCATGAAGTGCAGAAGTACATCACCGAGTCCAATCACGGTGTACTCGACTACATGCTGATCACCAATACCAAGTTCTGGAATGGCCTGTCTCCAGACCTGCGCACCGAGCTGGACAAGATCCTGGTTGAAGTGACCGCGCATGTGAACAAGGAAGCGGCGCAGTTGAACCAGCATGACAAGCAACGCATCCTCGATGCCAAGACCACCGAAATCATTACCCTCACGCCTGAAGAACGCAGTGAATGGCGCGACAAGATGAAACCGGTGTGGAAGAAGTTCGAAGGTGACATCGGCGCTGACCTGATCAAAGCCGCCGAAGCCTCCAACAAGGCTCAGTAA